A DNA window from Ignavibacteriales bacterium contains the following coding sequences:
- the carB gene encoding carbamoyl-phosphate synthase (glutamine-hydrolyzing) large subunit: MIKKGKPKKVLILGSGALQIGQAGEFDYSGSQAIKALKEDGITTVLVNPNIATIQTSENFADKVYFVPIKTEFVEKIIIKEQPDSILLQFGGQTALNVGVDLYDKGILEKYNIKVLGTPVDTIKDTEDRLLFGDRVAEVGLKIARSKTAKSVDEAVKAAEEINFPVMVRIAYALGGLGSGIVNNKEELVEKARRAFSFTNQILIEESLYGWKEIEYEIVRDQYDNCITICSMENIDPMGIHTGDSVVIAPVQTLSAKENFKLRSIGIKLIRHLGIIGECNIQYALDPYSEDYRIIEVNARLSRSSALASKATGYPLAFIATKLALGYALNEVVNIITQETSANFEPALDYVALKFPRWDLQKFQQVSTQLGSEMKSVGEVMSLGRSFEEVLQKAIRMLDVGMQGFTGNEMNFVNLDKELSEPTDKRIFAIAVALKKGYSVDKIHDLTKITKWFLYKMKNIVDLENQISDNQLKNIDTDSMRHLKQNGFSDYQIGKLTNTKELEVRTYRKSLNVIPAVKQIDTMAAEFPAQTNYLYLTYHGVEDDISLGEKDQIVVLGSGAYRIGSSVEFDWCCVNAVNQVNKSGYKSIMINCNPETVSTDYDICDKLYFEQLTFERVLDIYDKENPRGVIVSMGGQVPNNLAMKLHKAGLKIIGTSPEQIDNAESRHKFSQILDDIKVDQPEWQEVTTLTDAKRFSQSVGYPVLIRPSYVLSGAAMSIVLTEDELEMYLKKATDLNSEHPVVISKFITDAREIEVDAVANEGELFCYAIAEHVENAGVHSGDATIVLPPQRTYLETMRKVKMITREIAQRLEITGPFNIQFIAKDNEVKVIECNLRASRSFPFVSKTLKINFIEIATRLMLGEKVPRIDKSSFDLDYVGVKASQFSFTRLKGSDPVTGVEMSSTGEVACLGDDFNEAFLKSLLAIGQRVPTKGVLLSTGTPKNKAELIDELKILQKMGLKFYGTKGTSEFYKENGGLDVEVLYRPFDNQEPSILSFMANGDIDLVINIPKTSEKVELDSDYIIRRKAVDLNIALFTNVQIAKRFVKALKNYKPSELKMKSWDEYE, from the coding sequence ATGATAAAAAAAGGTAAACCAAAAAAAGTTTTAATTCTTGGCAGCGGTGCTTTGCAAATAGGGCAAGCTGGTGAGTTTGATTACTCCGGCTCGCAAGCTATAAAAGCACTTAAAGAAGATGGGATTACGACTGTACTTGTCAATCCAAACATTGCAACGATTCAAACATCAGAAAACTTTGCAGATAAAGTCTACTTTGTTCCGATTAAAACTGAGTTTGTTGAAAAGATAATTATTAAAGAACAACCTGATTCTATTCTTCTACAATTTGGTGGTCAAACAGCTCTTAATGTTGGTGTTGATTTATACGATAAAGGAATTTTAGAAAAGTATAATATTAAAGTCTTAGGAACTCCGGTTGATACCATTAAAGATACCGAAGATAGATTATTATTTGGGGATCGTGTTGCGGAAGTTGGATTAAAGATTGCCAGAAGTAAAACAGCAAAAAGTGTGGATGAAGCTGTAAAAGCAGCTGAAGAAATTAATTTTCCGGTTATGGTTCGTATTGCTTATGCTTTGGGTGGATTAGGCTCAGGTATCGTCAATAACAAAGAAGAACTTGTTGAAAAAGCGCGAAGAGCATTTTCATTTACAAATCAAATATTGATTGAAGAATCACTTTACGGATGGAAAGAGATTGAATACGAAATTGTTCGCGATCAATATGATAATTGTATTACAATCTGTTCGATGGAAAATATTGATCCAATGGGCATACATACCGGCGACAGCGTTGTAATTGCTCCTGTTCAAACATTATCAGCAAAAGAAAATTTTAAGCTCCGTTCAATTGGAATAAAATTAATTCGCCATCTTGGAATTATTGGTGAGTGCAACATCCAATATGCACTTGATCCATATTCTGAAGATTATAGAATTATTGAGGTTAACGCAAGACTAAGCAGAAGTTCTGCGTTAGCATCAAAAGCGACTGGGTATCCGCTTGCATTTATCGCAACAAAACTCGCTCTTGGTTACGCGCTTAATGAAGTTGTAAATATTATTACACAAGAAACATCTGCAAACTTTGAGCCTGCGCTTGATTATGTTGCGTTAAAATTTCCCCGTTGGGATTTGCAAAAATTCCAGCAAGTAAGCACACAGCTTGGTTCAGAAATGAAATCCGTTGGGGAAGTAATGTCACTCGGCAGAAGCTTTGAGGAAGTATTACAAAAAGCAATTCGTATGCTTGATGTTGGGATGCAGGGATTTACTGGCAACGAAATGAATTTTGTAAATCTTGACAAAGAATTATCCGAACCAACCGATAAAAGAATTTTTGCGATAGCTGTAGCTCTCAAAAAAGGTTACTCTGTAGATAAGATTCACGATCTTACAAAAATTACAAAATGGTTTTTGTATAAGATGAAAAATATTGTTGATCTTGAAAACCAAATTTCTGATAATCAGTTAAAAAATATTGATACCGACTCAATGCGCCACCTAAAGCAAAATGGATTTTCCGATTATCAAATTGGCAAACTAACTAACACTAAAGAACTTGAAGTCCGTACATATAGAAAATCATTAAATGTAATTCCTGCTGTAAAACAGATTGATACAATGGCAGCCGAGTTTCCTGCACAGACAAATTACCTCTATTTAACTTATCACGGTGTTGAAGACGATATTTCACTTGGTGAAAAAGATCAGATAGTTGTTCTTGGCAGCGGCGCGTACCGTATCGGCTCATCAGTTGAATTTGATTGGTGCTGTGTTAACGCAGTAAATCAGGTTAACAAGAGCGGTTACAAATCAATTATGATTAATTGTAATCCAGAGACAGTAAGTACAGACTACGACATTTGTGATAAACTTTATTTTGAACAATTAACCTTTGAACGAGTTCTTGATATTTATGATAAAGAAAATCCCCGTGGAGTGATTGTGTCGATGGGAGGACAAGTTCCAAATAATCTTGCTATGAAACTTCATAAAGCAGGGCTAAAAATAATTGGGACTTCTCCAGAACAAATTGATAATGCAGAAAGCCGTCACAAGTTTTCGCAAATTCTTGATGATATAAAAGTTGATCAGCCGGAGTGGCAGGAAGTTACCACACTTACTGATGCAAAACGGTTCTCACAAAGTGTTGGTTATCCTGTTTTGATAAGGCCAAGTTATGTGCTTAGCGGCGCAGCAATGAGTATTGTGTTAACTGAAGACGAACTTGAAATGTATCTTAAAAAAGCAACAGATTTAAACTCTGAACATCCTGTTGTGATAAGTAAGTTTATAACTGATGCACGAGAAATTGAAGTTGACGCAGTTGCAAATGAAGGCGAACTTTTTTGTTATGCAATTGCTGAGCATGTTGAAAATGCAGGCGTGCATTCCGGTGATGCAACGATTGTGCTCCCACCCCAGCGTACTTACTTGGAGACAATGCGAAAAGTAAAAATGATTACTCGTGAGATTGCACAGAGACTTGAGATTACCGGACCTTTTAATATTCAATTTATTGCAAAGGATAACGAAGTAAAAGTTATTGAGTGTAATCTTCGTGCATCAAGAAGTTTTCCGTTTGTTTCTAAAACTCTAAAAATAAATTTTATAGAAATTGCAACACGCTTAATGCTCGGAGAAAAAGTTCCAAGGATTGATAAATCATCTTTCGATCTTGATTACGTTGGTGTAAAAGCTTCTCAGTTTTCTTTTACACGATTAAAAGGATCCGATCCGGTTACAGGAGTCGAAATGTCATCAACTGGTGAAGTTGCTTGTTTGGGTGATGATTTTAATGAAGCTTTTCTAAAAAGTCTGCTTGCAATCGGACAAAGAGTGCCAACCAAAGGAGTTTTACTTTCTACCGGAACACCCAAAAACAAGGCGGAGCTAATTGATGAATTAAAAATCCTGCAAAAGATGGGATTGAAATTCTATGGAACAAAAGGCACATCAGAGTTCTATAAAGAAAATGGCGGACTTGATGTTGAAGTACTCTATCGCCCATTTGATAACCAGGAACCAAGTATATTAAGCTTTATGGCAAATGGAGATATTGACCTTGTAATAAACATTCCGAAAACTTCTGAAAAAGTTGAACTTGACAGCGATTACATAATACGAAGAAAAGCTGTTGATCTTAACATTGCACTTTTTACAAACGTACAGATTGCAAAAAGATTTGTTAAGGCACTAAAAAACTATAAGCCATCTGAGTTGAAAATGAAAAGCTGGGACGAATACGAATAA
- the carA gene encoding glutamine-hydrolyzing carbamoyl-phosphate synthase small subunit, translating into MNKQKTKAKLILEDGSEFAGYSFGYEGNTNGEVVFNTGMVGYPETMTDPSYRGQILVCTYPLIGNYGIPSKDKEDGMLKNFESDNIHCRALIVTDYSFEYSHWSAEQSLSDWMIEEKIPGIYGIDTRMLTRKLRDKGTMLGKIIVDENSKIDFIDPNKTNLVGEVSVKDVVEYKAGKQKIILVDCGTKNNIIRAFLGRDITVIHVPYDYDFTKIEANGIVISNGPGDPKLNNKTIEHAKIAMQSNKPILGICLGSQILALAAGADTYKLKYGHRGHNQPCNELGTKRCYITSQNHGYAVDAKTLAQDWREWFVNDNDGTNEGIIHISKPFFASQFHPEASPGPDDSEFIFDMFVRALK; encoded by the coding sequence TCCTTGAAGACGGAAGTGAATTTGCCGGATACAGTTTTGGATATGAAGGAAACACTAACGGCGAAGTTGTGTTTAATACCGGAATGGTCGGCTATCCAGAAACAATGACTGATCCATCCTACCGCGGACAAATTCTTGTTTGTACATATCCACTAATAGGTAACTATGGAATTCCATCTAAAGATAAAGAAGATGGAATGCTTAAAAATTTTGAATCAGATAACATTCACTGCCGTGCTTTGATTGTTACGGATTATTCATTTGAATATTCCCATTGGAGTGCAGAACAATCTTTATCGGATTGGATGATTGAAGAAAAAATTCCAGGAATTTATGGTATTGATACAAGAATGCTTACAAGAAAACTCCGTGATAAAGGAACAATGCTTGGAAAAATTATCGTTGATGAAAATTCTAAAATTGATTTTATAGATCCCAATAAAACAAATCTTGTTGGAGAAGTAAGCGTAAAAGATGTTGTTGAATACAAAGCAGGAAAACAAAAAATTATTCTTGTTGATTGCGGAACAAAGAATAACATAATTCGTGCTTTTCTAGGTAGAGATATCACAGTTATCCATGTTCCGTATGATTATGATTTCACTAAAATTGAAGCAAACGGAATAGTAATTTCAAATGGTCCCGGCGATCCAAAACTTAATAATAAAACTATTGAACATGCTAAAATTGCAATGCAATCAAACAAGCCTATTCTTGGAATTTGTCTTGGTTCACAAATACTCGCACTTGCTGCAGGAGCTGATACTTACAAATTAAAATATGGTCATCGCGGGCATAACCAGCCATGCAATGAACTTGGAACAAAGCGTTGTTACATCACTTCTCAAAATCACGGCTATGCAGTTGATGCAAAAACTTTAGCACAAGATTGGCGTGAATGGTTTGTTAATGATAACGACGGAACTAACGAAGGAATAATTCATATATCAAAACCATTTTTTGCTTCACAGTTTCACCCGGAAGCTTCACCAGGACCAGACGATAGCGAATTTATTTTTGATATGTTTGTGAGGGCATTGAAATGA